One Terriglobia bacterium genomic window, CAAGGTCAGTTGACGGGGAGCGTCACATGGGTGTTTTCCGGCTTTCCGATGGTGCCATCCGGCGCTACAGGCTTCGGCGAAATGGACAGTATCTACGGGTTTGTGCGCACGGTGAACAGTTCGAGTCCCGGCGCCGGGTTTACCAGCAGTTTTCAATTACAAACCCATACAGCGACGCTGACGGGAAACGGCCCTGCGCTCAACGTAGACCTGACGGACAGCACAGACCTGTGCATGAACGGAGCCTGCGGCGTGCCGGTCTCGGACATCGACCAACTGACCACCGGCAGTTACGTCGAAGTTGACGCGTACGTCAACGAGACGGGCAACGTGGTTGCCAATAGAGTCCAGGTGGAAGATCGGGAGTCGCTAAGCGATAATCTCCTGGCCTATGTCGGCCCTGTTCTCGACGTGACGAAGGACGCCAACGGCAATGCGATTCAATTTGACATGCTGGTGCGCGAGACCGAACCGCCTGACGCCACAGACATTCCCAACAGTACCGCTGTCACTGTGTATGTTCCTCAATCCGCCACTTTTAATCCTCTGTTGATTTCGCCTGACATCATGAACCTGGCATCCAATGGCAATCTTTCCTTTGCCGTCAACTCCCTTGTTCCTGGGCAGGAAGTGGTGGTGCACGGAGCTTTCTCAAAAGCATCTGGCGGCATCACCACTGTCACTGCCAACTCGGTTTACCCACGTTTCCAGGCCGTCCAGGGCATGTTTTCTTTGCTGGCGGGCAGTCCCGGTTCTGATAACAAGACCGGAGCGTTTCAAATGGCGCCATGTAATGGCCTTCTCGGCAGCAACCCTTTTATGGTGGTGACAGACGGTCAGACCCTTTTCGAGAACACCAGTGGATTGAGCACGCTTTCGCCTACCACACCCGTGCTGGCGCGTGGACAGATGTTTTTTAGCACTGGTGGCAGCACCATCAACGGAGTTCCAATTCCAGCGGGAACAGCGGTCCTGGTGGCCAACCGGGTTCGCCAGTTCTAACCGGAGGCATCCTCAGTCCATGTTATTTGAGTCTCCGGAGGTTCAGCTTGGCAGCTCATTCCCTTACCGCCGGCAGTCATTTTCTTTTTGATTTTCTTCTTTGGGCGGGCAGTCGGGTGAACTTCAAGTCTTTCCCTCGCTTAAGCTTGGTGACGTAGATAATCTGGCCTGCGTGAAAGGCGAAATGCTCCGCTACGCGGCATACAGCCTGGTACCCGGTGACCCGGAAACCCTGGATGGAATAGGATTGCAGAAGATCAGGCTGGCGGAGGTTTG contains:
- a CDS encoding DUF4382 domain-containing protein; protein product: MVACGGSSSNNLQQKPNSNGALYTFVADTPSCDVLSFGTFFTSMNLHRAGKPSTSQVAVWPTAVAPTSPVVEMSTLRDIMSIANLTSIPPGTYDQAILKVVVNSAATYDPTQNPPFKRFSPSLSSDTVTINLQPALTITSGKISALMIDLDLPQSLNVDSQGQLTGSVTWVFSGFPMVPSGATGFGEMDSIYGFVRTVNSSSPGAGFTSSFQLQTHTATLTGNGPALNVDLTDSTDLCMNGACGVPVSDIDQLTTGSYVEVDAYVNETGNVVANRVQVEDRESLSDNLLAYVGPVLDVTKDANGNAIQFDMLVRETEPPDATDIPNSTAVTVYVPQSATFNPLLISPDIMNLASNGNLSFAVNSLVPGQEVVVHGAFSKASGGITTVTANSVYPRFQAVQGMFSLLAGSPGSDNKTGAFQMAPCNGLLGSNPFMVVTDGQTLFENTSGLSTLSPTTPVLARGQMFFSTGGSTINGVPIPAGTAVLVANRVRQF